From the genome of Varibaculum prostatecancerukia, one region includes:
- a CDS encoding LacI family DNA-binding transcriptional regulator, whose protein sequence is MVTIKDVAKAANVSPMTASRVVNRTGNVNSNMRSRVLRAVEQLGYVPNLSASKLRASKGKHWTIGLILRDVSNPFSAELHRSIEKSLRDSGSLTLTASNDDNREYAREVVMIMRAHQIDGLIIAPPPGSQSYLTAAAETGLPIVIVDRPSESDLIPCVISDNYEGMRQATRHLASFGHRRIAYLGDELSAPMIARRDGFFAGLDEMRIARDETIVFLDQVNPNQARNTVSSLLKSPNPPSAFLGSRNRINVAILQALREHGQEKQIAMIGFDDVELAAELSPGMTAIAQNPALIGQIATGILIEMIENNHIDGQTVVVSTRLIPRGSGEISCSSQYVD, encoded by the coding sequence ATGGTTACAATAAAAGATGTTGCAAAAGCTGCAAACGTGAGCCCCATGACAGCATCTCGTGTTGTCAATCGAACAGGTAACGTTAACTCAAATATGCGTTCTCGTGTGTTACGCGCAGTTGAGCAACTCGGTTATGTACCAAACTTGTCCGCATCAAAACTTAGAGCTTCCAAAGGCAAACATTGGACTATTGGGTTAATCCTTAGAGACGTTTCGAATCCTTTTTCAGCAGAGCTACATAGATCAATAGAGAAGTCACTTCGAGATTCCGGCTCGCTGACCCTTACAGCAAGCAACGATGACAATCGCGAATACGCACGGGAAGTCGTAATGATTATGCGTGCCCACCAAATCGATGGACTTATTATTGCTCCCCCACCAGGTAGCCAGTCATATCTAACAGCAGCAGCTGAAACTGGATTGCCTATTGTAATCGTGGACCGCCCCTCAGAATCCGACCTAATTCCTTGTGTTATTTCCGACAACTACGAGGGCATGCGTCAGGCGACCCGCCATCTTGCATCTTTCGGACACCGTCGTATCGCTTATTTAGGTGACGAGCTTTCAGCGCCAATGATCGCTCGTAGGGATGGGTTCTTTGCTGGATTGGACGAGATGCGTATTGCCAGAGATGAAACAATAGTTTTTCTTGATCAAGTCAATCCCAATCAAGCTAGGAACACTGTTTCATCTTTACTAAAATCCCCGAATCCTCCTTCAGCCTTTTTAGGCTCTCGAAATCGGATAAATGTAGCCATTCTCCAGGCGTTACGAGAGCATGGTCAGGAAAAACAAATTGCCATGATCGGATTCGACGATGTAGAACTGGCAGCTGAGCTAAGTCCAGGCATGACCGCTATTGCTCAAAATCCGGCGTTGATTGGGCAAATAGCAACTGGCATATTGATTGAAATGATTGAAAACAATCACATAGACGGCCAAACGGTGGTAGTGTCCACCCGTCTAATCCCGCGCGGCTCCGGAGAAATCTCATGTTCCTCCCAATATGTCGACTAA
- a CDS encoding VIT1/CCC1 transporter family protein: MSLVGERILGTSSGTRERDEHTDESVKTASKLNWLRAGVLGANDGIVSTAGVVVGVAAADPQNNIAIFTAGMAAVVAGAISMAAGEYVSVSTQKDTEKALVHKEKSRLRKDPEGEFAGLIKVYEGKGLSLETARLVAKEYSAIDPVAAQVEARYSIDSQEFVNPWNAAFSSAISFVLGAVLPMLAILLFPPASKFVATFILTLVALGLAGYTSAWLSEAPRGRAVIRVIIGGALAMLITGAVGHLVGLSL; this comes from the coding sequence ATGAGTTTGGTAGGGGAGAGAATACTAGGTACTTCTTCCGGTACGCGCGAGCGAGACGAGCATACCGACGAGAGCGTAAAGACGGCCTCCAAACTTAATTGGTTACGTGCCGGGGTGCTGGGAGCTAACGACGGCATCGTTTCTACCGCGGGCGTGGTGGTCGGGGTGGCCGCCGCTGATCCGCAAAATAATATTGCGATCTTTACCGCCGGGATGGCGGCAGTGGTCGCGGGAGCTATTTCTATGGCGGCAGGCGAATATGTATCCGTATCTACCCAAAAGGATACGGAGAAAGCGCTGGTTCATAAAGAAAAGAGTCGGCTGAGGAAAGATCCCGAGGGCGAGTTTGCGGGTCTGATTAAGGTTTACGAGGGCAAAGGGCTCTCGCTGGAAACTGCCCGGTTAGTGGCAAAAGAATACTCTGCGATTGATCCAGTGGCGGCACAGGTAGAGGCGCGTTACTCGATTGATTCGCAAGAGTTTGTTAACCCCTGGAACGCCGCATTTTCTTCGGCGATTTCCTTTGTCTTAGGCGCGGTCTTGCCGATGCTGGCCATCTTGCTGTTCCCGCCGGCCTCCAAGTTTGTCGCCACCTTCATTTTGACGCTGGTGGCGCTAGGTTTGGCGGGTTACACCTCAGCTTGGCTTTCGGAAGCTCCCCGAGGACGTGCCGTCATTAGGGTGATTATCGGCGGCGCCCTCGCCATGCTGATTACCGGCGCCGTCGGACACCTGGTGGGTCTTTCGTTGTAA